The Phyllopteryx taeniolatus isolate TA_2022b chromosome 13, UOR_Ptae_1.2, whole genome shotgun sequence nucleotide sequence AGAGACGCAGAGTGTCTCTCTTCCCGTTCAGGTGTCCCGGTTGTAACTGAGCTTCTCCATCGCTTCGATTGGCATTTGAAGGCCCCGGTTCAATGTCACTCAAACATGTTTCGTTAGAGTCATCCAAAAAGTCGCAGGAGCTCGCAGACTGCGAGGAGGGCCGGAGAAGTCTTTCCTCTGTGGTTTGCTCCTCTGTGCACAGACATGGTTGGTCAGTGGTCTCAAATGCGTGGCCCCTTACAGTTTCATCCATGCTTGATGACGATGACATTGTTTTATTGGTCCACTGCAGCACCCTATTAGAACGATATTGGCAGGTTTTACAAAGCCTCTTGCCACTGATCATGTCGTCTTTTGTCAGGTCTACAGCTCGTGTTGGGTTCTCTTTGTACGGAGATGAGGTCTGCAGAGCTGGAGGCGCTCGGCGACTACATATCTCCCCACATTCCCCGTCCAAGGATGCATCCCTCCCATAGTAATCTATCTCATCAGAGAGCACAGACGGCCTATTAGACAGCTTACTGGTACAGGTGCTGTTCTCAAAGCTGTCACTCAGTCGATAGGCCAAAGGCTGCAGCTCGTACTGCTCTGGCCCCCTGACCCCGCCTCCTGTTCCCGTCTGTTTCAGCCTCTGTTCGTTTGCGTAGAGGTAGCCACCTGTGTCTTTGTCATAAGTCTTCTTCGCTCTAGCTCTTCCTAAGGCCCCATTAGTGGACAAGGGGCTCGGTTCTGCTCCTGAGCAAGATGACAGCATCTCGCCGGACGGCTCTGACAAACACGGGAGCGCAACCCTCCCACAATTTTTCCGAGGACCAAAAAAGCAGCACAGTGACTGGAAAAAGAAGGTTGCAAATCCACATGCTACACATTTCACCAGAAACAAGAAAATTCCCAATTTCCTGAAGAGCAGGACCGTCGAAGGCAGCATGATGATCCCGGTGCAGAAAAACGCACCAGAAACTATTGCTACAGGACATCCCATCCTCTTAGTGGAATGTGCTACTCTCCCTATTTGGTCTAAATGAGGTGCAAAACAATAGGAAATGCAATAGTTGGCTACAAATTCAACCGATAACCCGGCTGCAGATGAGATGAAAAGAGCCTCGATGCCACTCAGCTGCCACTCCAGGAGAATCAGGAGTCCGACGGTGACAAACACGCTGCCACCTACAGCCACAGTTCCGTATACGCTTAACGGAATATTCCAGGTGGTTAAGAGCAGAAAAGCAAATGTTAGAGACACTGAAGTGCCAGCTACCACCAACATCTCTGAGCTTAAGGCTTGTTGTAGGTCAAAAAGAGACAGCTGGCTGATGAACCAGCCGTTTTCCAACCCTGGCGGTGCTCCCGAAATTTCTTTGTTAAACCACTCCAGGATTTCTCTgtagaaaacatttgtttggctgAAGTTGAAGCTGTAGCGGTATGTGGTGTTGAATGCTAGCACGAGGGCGGCAATCCGGCCATCTGGCTGGAAGTACGCGCCGCCGCCATGTGTCAAACGTCCCTTGGCGGACCTCTCTGCCAGCATCATTCTCAGGCAGTCCTCAAAAACACGAGGAGGGAAGGGAAAAGAGACATTGTTACAGCAAATATGGAGTGTGTCGTCACTCTCTGAACACCTTCTGAAAGAGACCCAGTGTAATAGCTGCTCCACAAAGCAGACATTATCTGTCATTGCGTCACTGTCCTGAAGGGAAGGTGCAGAGTAAAAGCTTTGGTTTTGCACATGTCCACACAGATCCCTCAACCAAACCTGAGCACCAGGTTCACTCATTGTAAAGTCAGGATCAAGAACCAAAGAACCATTGCTTTTTGGGTTAAAGTGATTTCCGTTATCGGTCGGTTTGATGCCCCAAACAAGCATCAATGTTACAGGCCTATCCTCGCCACTCATCTCTCTCTCAAACATAAACATGTGACGATATTCAGCGTCATATCTCTCAAACGGGTGACTGGAGCGGAAAAGCTGAGCGATTGTGGTGTCTAGAGTAGGCAGCTTCATTCCGGGATCAAAGCAGGACATGTACGTGCCACCCGCAGCCAGCACGGCAAAGGAGCACACCCAGATGTATCGGAACTTCACCACTCCGCAAGGCAGGATTTTGAGGAACACTAAATTGGACGTGTCGGTGAGGCCTCGTCTTACTTCACTCAGCTTCTGCCCAAATGTGAAAAGGCACCTCTTGCGTGAGCTTGCATCCCAGAATCCGTCTGGGTTTTTGGCACAACAGGGCTTCCACCCCTGTGGCGAAGCGGATGCGGAGGATGCTCCCATGTAACGTTCACGCAAGATGAAAGAGCATGGCAGCCACACGAGCGCCATGAGGGAACTGATGAATGAGGCGGTTCCGAGATAAACGGCAAAGCATCTAATAGCCGTGATGCTGCTAAGATAACCGGAGCAAAACGCTGCGCTCGAGGTCAATCCCGAAGCTAAAATCAAATAGCCCATTTCCTGCAAAACCCTGTGAACTCTCTTCTCTAGGGATGCTGAGGGCTTCTGGGACAGCTGCATATTCCAGAAGTCTGCAAAGATAAAAACTTGATTGGAGCAACTTCCCAGGAGTATAAGCGCTGCCGAAAGGTTAACCAGCGGGAAGAAAGTCAGGCGAAATGCTACTTTATAGAGGAAATAGGAAGTAAGGAGGGACCCGCTAATTGCTACCACAGATAATGCCACCATGAAGAGAGAGTGCAGATAGAGAGCCATTGTGATAAGAAGACAAATGATTGCAAGGATGGGGAACACTGAGTCTCTTGCTAGATAATACTTAAACAGTGTCTGCTTGATTCCGAGGTCCATGCCAGTGATAGTCGTATTCTTATACGTCAGATCTCTGCCCTTTAGACTGCTCATGTAGATCTCCATCATGCGTTCCCCCTTATCCACCGGTAGAAACAGAAGACTGTACTTGAGGGTCGGGATCTGATACTCTGCCGTCTGCGGGCCTAGGAAATCTTTATCAACCAGGAAGTGCAGGATTTGGAACACTATGCGGGACTGTTTGCAGCGTGATGGGACAGAAGAGCAGCTGCTATATTTGTGGCTCGGAAAACAGGTCTCCACTAGGTGTCCATCATAGTAGTAAGGCGCACACCTCCGGAGAAGCTTAAGCGCCTCAGAGATCTGCGATGAAGAATAAATGAAACGTTAAACGGCTTTCAAATTTGGCAAAAAAGAATTACTGGTACAAAGGGACCTTTTTTGGATCCCAGTGTGTGTTTGCTACCTGGTGTGAGGTTAGGCCTCGGCAGCAGGAGGCATTAGTGAGGGCGGCTAAGTAATTTCCCAGGGACCAGCTGGGACAGCAGCCGCTTCTGGATGCCGCCTCAGCCTCGCCTCTCACGTGCTGCTGGCACACATCCTGGAACTGAGCCTGGGAGCGTATCTGAGACAAACAAGGGAGGTGTTTTGGAAAACGTCCCGCAACGAATTAACCAATTAGGTTTCATAGGAGCCAGTGTTCCCAAAGATTTGAAACATGGCTCGATCAGATCCATACCCTGGATTGCTCCATCTCGCACATGGCATGGATGGCTTTTAGGCTCCAGAGACTGGCTGAGCTTTCTGAGCGGAACACCAGCTGCGCCAAATGCTGGCCTGCAAGGGCGAGACAGATGGACGCAACATACAATATGGCAACCTGTGAATCATCCTTTTACTCTTGCACTTAAAACAATTCTGTATTTCAGGGATTCga carries:
- the disp2 gene encoding protein dispatched homolog 2 isoform X1, with the protein product MDAGSTTGDSTDAIVMEDSSPEGRDTLDAYHSGIPVLSLCPPDSVYPEQTNLNAIQAERELCDSCSSLDGRASSTQLYHQVPQDQAQLHKCPHCSPYSALKANACCGQNSTGGPHAEQGVMVQVGRSCSSSHQTSHQHRAARCDWLHGSSEGGTQKSTQRHVVTVGDGGLYCFVRIYSRMLVDYPLEVLLGCALLVLGCSLAGLFIGPLPDFSEPLLGFKPRGTNIGVRQSSLSKLQESTGPGKPFSLFPQQLSKSSGDGIHNTTGLRLKRMLATDSTSESFLCDAPGQHLAQLVFRSESSASLWSLKAIHAMCEMEQSRIRSQAQFQDVCQQHVRGEAEAASRSGCCPSWSLGNYLAALTNASCCRGLTSHQISEALKLLRRCAPYYYDGHLVETCFPSHKYSSCSSVPSRCKQSRIVFQILHFLVDKDFLGPQTAEYQIPTLKYSLLFLPVDKGERMMEIYMSSLKGRDLTYKNTTITGMDLGIKQTLFKYYLARDSVFPILAIICLLITMALYLHSLFMVALSVVAISGSLLTSYFLYKVAFRLTFFPLVNLSAALILLGSCSNQVFIFADFWNMQLSQKPSASLEKRVHRVLQEMGYLILASGLTSSAAFCSGYLSSITAIRCFAVYLGTASFISSLMALVWLPCSFILRERYMGASSASASPQGWKPCCAKNPDGFWDASSRKRCLFTFGQKLSEVRRGLTDTSNLVFLKILPCGVVKFRYIWVCSFAVLAAGGTYMSCFDPGMKLPTLDTTIAQLFRSSHPFERYDAEYRHMFMFEREMSGEDRPVTLMLVWGIKPTDNGNHFNPKSNGSLVLDPDFTMSEPGAQVWLRDLCGHVQNQSFYSAPSLQDSDAMTDNVCFVEQLLHWVSFRRCSESDDTLHICCNNVSFPFPPRVFEDCLRMMLAERSAKGRLTHGGGAYFQPDGRIAALVLAFNTTYRYSFNFSQTNVFYREILEWFNKEISGAPPGLENGWFISQLSLFDLQQALSSEMLVVAGTSVSLTFAFLLLTTWNIPLSVYGTVAVGGSVFVTVGLLILLEWQLSGIEALFISSAAGLSVEFVANYCISYCFAPHLDQIGRVAHSTKRMGCPVAIVSGAFFCTGIIMLPSTVLLFRKLGIFLFLVKCVACGFATFFFQSLCCFFGPRKNCGRVALPCLSEPSGEMLSSCSGAEPSPLSTNGALGRARAKKTYDKDTGGYLYANEQRLKQTGTGGGVRGPEQYELQPLAYRLSDSFENSTCTSKLSNRPSVLSDEIDYYGRDASLDGECGEICSRRAPPALQTSSPYKENPTRAVDLTKDDMISGKRLCKTCQYRSNRVLQWTNKTMSSSSSMDETVRGHAFETTDQPCLCTEEQTTEERLLRPSSQSASSCDFLDDSNETCLSDIEPGPSNANRSDGEAQLQPGHLNGKRDTLRLSLRETVYELCSKGRSSQTEEIVILPNSKPDLPDIWIKRDAQRDDTL
- the disp2 gene encoding protein dispatched homolog 2 isoform X4, producing the protein MPSKLSGSCVTAAAASTDALHPLSFITNPYSALKANACCGQNSTGGPHAEQGVMVQVGRSCSSSHQTSHQHRAARCDWLHGSSEGGTQKSTQRHVVTVGDGGLYCFVRIYSRMLVDYPLEVLLGCALLVLGCSLAGLFIGPLPDFSEPLLGFKPRGTNIGVRQSSLSKLQESTGPGKPFSLFPQQLSKSSGDGIHNTTGLRLKRMLATDSTSESFLCDAPGQHLAQLVFRSESSASLWSLKAIHAMCEMEQSRIRSQAQFQDVCQQHVRGEAEAASRSGCCPSWSLGNYLAALTNASCCRGLTSHQISEALKLLRRCAPYYYDGHLVETCFPSHKYSSCSSVPSRCKQSRIVFQILHFLVDKDFLGPQTAEYQIPTLKYSLLFLPVDKGERMMEIYMSSLKGRDLTYKNTTITGMDLGIKQTLFKYYLARDSVFPILAIICLLITMALYLHSLFMVALSVVAISGSLLTSYFLYKVAFRLTFFPLVNLSAALILLGSCSNQVFIFADFWNMQLSQKPSASLEKRVHRVLQEMGYLILASGLTSSAAFCSGYLSSITAIRCFAVYLGTASFISSLMALVWLPCSFILRERYMGASSASASPQGWKPCCAKNPDGFWDASSRKRCLFTFGQKLSEVRRGLTDTSNLVFLKILPCGVVKFRYIWVCSFAVLAAGGTYMSCFDPGMKLPTLDTTIAQLFRSSHPFERYDAEYRHMFMFEREMSGEDRPVTLMLVWGIKPTDNGNHFNPKSNGSLVLDPDFTMSEPGAQVWLRDLCGHVQNQSFYSAPSLQDSDAMTDNVCFVEQLLHWVSFRRCSESDDTLHICCNNVSFPFPPRVFEDCLRMMLAERSAKGRLTHGGGAYFQPDGRIAALVLAFNTTYRYSFNFSQTNVFYREILEWFNKEISGAPPGLENGWFISQLSLFDLQQALSSEMLVVAGTSVSLTFAFLLLTTWNIPLSVYGTVAVGGSVFVTVGLLILLEWQLSGIEALFISSAAGLSVEFVANYCISYCFAPHLDQIGRVAHSTKRMGCPVAIVSGAFFCTGIIMLPSTVLLFRKLGIFLFLVKCVACGFATFFFQSLCCFFGPRKNCGRVALPCLSEPSGEMLSSCSGAEPSPLSTNGALGRARAKKTYDKDTGGYLYANEQRLKQTGTGGGVRGPEQYELQPLAYRLSDSFENSTCTSKLSNRPSVLSDEIDYYGRDASLDGECGEICSRRAPPALQTSSPYKENPTRAVDLTKDDMISGKRLCKTCQYRSNRVLQWTNKTMSSSSSMDETVRGHAFETTDQPCLCTEEQTTEERLLRPSSQSASSCDFLDDSNETCLSDIEPGPSNANRSDGEAQLQPGHLNGKRDTLRLSLRETVYELCSKGRSSQTEEIVILPNSKPDLPDIWIKRDAQRDDTL
- the disp2 gene encoding protein dispatched homolog 2 isoform X5; protein product: MPSKLSGSCVTAAAASTDALHPLSFITKDGGLYCFVRIYSRMLVDYPLEVLLGCALLVLGCSLAGLFIGPLPDFSEPLLGFKPRGTNIGVRQSSLSKLQESTGPGKPFSLFPQQLSKSSGDGIHNTTGLRLKRMLATDSTSESFLCDAPGQHLAQLVFRSESSASLWSLKAIHAMCEMEQSRIRSQAQFQDVCQQHVRGEAEAASRSGCCPSWSLGNYLAALTNASCCRGLTSHQISEALKLLRRCAPYYYDGHLVETCFPSHKYSSCSSVPSRCKQSRIVFQILHFLVDKDFLGPQTAEYQIPTLKYSLLFLPVDKGERMMEIYMSSLKGRDLTYKNTTITGMDLGIKQTLFKYYLARDSVFPILAIICLLITMALYLHSLFMVALSVVAISGSLLTSYFLYKVAFRLTFFPLVNLSAALILLGSCSNQVFIFADFWNMQLSQKPSASLEKRVHRVLQEMGYLILASGLTSSAAFCSGYLSSITAIRCFAVYLGTASFISSLMALVWLPCSFILRERYMGASSASASPQGWKPCCAKNPDGFWDASSRKRCLFTFGQKLSEVRRGLTDTSNLVFLKILPCGVVKFRYIWVCSFAVLAAGGTYMSCFDPGMKLPTLDTTIAQLFRSSHPFERYDAEYRHMFMFEREMSGEDRPVTLMLVWGIKPTDNGNHFNPKSNGSLVLDPDFTMSEPGAQVWLRDLCGHVQNQSFYSAPSLQDSDAMTDNVCFVEQLLHWVSFRRCSESDDTLHICCNNVSFPFPPRVFEDCLRMMLAERSAKGRLTHGGGAYFQPDGRIAALVLAFNTTYRYSFNFSQTNVFYREILEWFNKEISGAPPGLENGWFISQLSLFDLQQALSSEMLVVAGTSVSLTFAFLLLTTWNIPLSVYGTVAVGGSVFVTVGLLILLEWQLSGIEALFISSAAGLSVEFVANYCISYCFAPHLDQIGRVAHSTKRMGCPVAIVSGAFFCTGIIMLPSTVLLFRKLGIFLFLVKCVACGFATFFFQSLCCFFGPRKNCGRVALPCLSEPSGEMLSSCSGAEPSPLSTNGALGRARAKKTYDKDTGGYLYANEQRLKQTGTGGGVRGPEQYELQPLAYRLSDSFENSTCTSKLSNRPSVLSDEIDYYGRDASLDGECGEICSRRAPPALQTSSPYKENPTRAVDLTKDDMISGKRLCKTCQYRSNRVLQWTNKTMSSSSSMDETVRGHAFETTDQPCLCTEEQTTEERLLRPSSQSASSCDFLDDSNETCLSDIEPGPSNANRSDGEAQLQPGHLNGKRDTLRLSLRETVYELCSKGRSSQTEEIVILPNSKPDLPDIWIKRDAQRDDTL
- the disp2 gene encoding protein dispatched homolog 2 isoform X2, with protein sequence MDAGSTTGDSTDAIVMEDSSPEGRDTLDAYHSGIPVLSLCPPDSVYPEQTNLNAIQAERELCDSCSSLDGRASSTQLYHQVPQDQAQLHKCPHCSPYSALKANACCGQNSTGGPHAEQGVMVQVGRSCSSSHQTSHQHRAARCDWLHGSSEGGTQKSTQRHVVTVGDGGLYCFVRIYSRMLVDYPLEVLLGCALLVLGCSLAGLFIGPLPDFSEPLLGFKPRGTNIGVRQSSLSKLQESTGPGKPFSLFPQQLSKSGDGIHNTTGLRLKRMLATDSTSESFLCDAPGQHLAQLVFRSESSASLWSLKAIHAMCEMEQSRIRSQAQFQDVCQQHVRGEAEAASRSGCCPSWSLGNYLAALTNASCCRGLTSHQISEALKLLRRCAPYYYDGHLVETCFPSHKYSSCSSVPSRCKQSRIVFQILHFLVDKDFLGPQTAEYQIPTLKYSLLFLPVDKGERMMEIYMSSLKGRDLTYKNTTITGMDLGIKQTLFKYYLARDSVFPILAIICLLITMALYLHSLFMVALSVVAISGSLLTSYFLYKVAFRLTFFPLVNLSAALILLGSCSNQVFIFADFWNMQLSQKPSASLEKRVHRVLQEMGYLILASGLTSSAAFCSGYLSSITAIRCFAVYLGTASFISSLMALVWLPCSFILRERYMGASSASASPQGWKPCCAKNPDGFWDASSRKRCLFTFGQKLSEVRRGLTDTSNLVFLKILPCGVVKFRYIWVCSFAVLAAGGTYMSCFDPGMKLPTLDTTIAQLFRSSHPFERYDAEYRHMFMFEREMSGEDRPVTLMLVWGIKPTDNGNHFNPKSNGSLVLDPDFTMSEPGAQVWLRDLCGHVQNQSFYSAPSLQDSDAMTDNVCFVEQLLHWVSFRRCSESDDTLHICCNNVSFPFPPRVFEDCLRMMLAERSAKGRLTHGGGAYFQPDGRIAALVLAFNTTYRYSFNFSQTNVFYREILEWFNKEISGAPPGLENGWFISQLSLFDLQQALSSEMLVVAGTSVSLTFAFLLLTTWNIPLSVYGTVAVGGSVFVTVGLLILLEWQLSGIEALFISSAAGLSVEFVANYCISYCFAPHLDQIGRVAHSTKRMGCPVAIVSGAFFCTGIIMLPSTVLLFRKLGIFLFLVKCVACGFATFFFQSLCCFFGPRKNCGRVALPCLSEPSGEMLSSCSGAEPSPLSTNGALGRARAKKTYDKDTGGYLYANEQRLKQTGTGGGVRGPEQYELQPLAYRLSDSFENSTCTSKLSNRPSVLSDEIDYYGRDASLDGECGEICSRRAPPALQTSSPYKENPTRAVDLTKDDMISGKRLCKTCQYRSNRVLQWTNKTMSSSSSMDETVRGHAFETTDQPCLCTEEQTTEERLLRPSSQSASSCDFLDDSNETCLSDIEPGPSNANRSDGEAQLQPGHLNGKRDTLRLSLRETVYELCSKGRSSQTEEIVILPNSKPDLPDIWIKRDAQRDDTL
- the disp2 gene encoding protein dispatched homolog 2 isoform X7; the encoded protein is MLATDSTSESFLCDAPGQHLAQLVFRSESSASLWSLKAIHAMCEMEQSRIRSQAQFQDVCQQHVRGEAEAASRSGCCPSWSLGNYLAALTNASCCRGLTSHQISEALKLLRRCAPYYYDGHLVETCFPSHKYSSCSSVPSRCKQSRIVFQILHFLVDKDFLGPQTAEYQIPTLKYSLLFLPVDKGERMMEIYMSSLKGRDLTYKNTTITGMDLGIKQTLFKYYLARDSVFPILAIICLLITMALYLHSLFMVALSVVAISGSLLTSYFLYKVAFRLTFFPLVNLSAALILLGSCSNQVFIFADFWNMQLSQKPSASLEKRVHRVLQEMGYLILASGLTSSAAFCSGYLSSITAIRCFAVYLGTASFISSLMALVWLPCSFILRERYMGASSASASPQGWKPCCAKNPDGFWDASSRKRCLFTFGQKLSEVRRGLTDTSNLVFLKILPCGVVKFRYIWVCSFAVLAAGGTYMSCFDPGMKLPTLDTTIAQLFRSSHPFERYDAEYRHMFMFEREMSGEDRPVTLMLVWGIKPTDNGNHFNPKSNGSLVLDPDFTMSEPGAQVWLRDLCGHVQNQSFYSAPSLQDSDAMTDNVCFVEQLLHWVSFRRCSESDDTLHICCNNVSFPFPPRVFEDCLRMMLAERSAKGRLTHGGGAYFQPDGRIAALVLAFNTTYRYSFNFSQTNVFYREILEWFNKEISGAPPGLENGWFISQLSLFDLQQALSSEMLVVAGTSVSLTFAFLLLTTWNIPLSVYGTVAVGGSVFVTVGLLILLEWQLSGIEALFISSAAGLSVEFVANYCISYCFAPHLDQIGRVAHSTKRMGCPVAIVSGAFFCTGIIMLPSTVLLFRKLGIFLFLVKCVACGFATFFFQSLCCFFGPRKNCGRVALPCLSEPSGEMLSSCSGAEPSPLSTNGALGRARAKKTYDKDTGGYLYANEQRLKQTGTGGGVRGPEQYELQPLAYRLSDSFENSTCTSKLSNRPSVLSDEIDYYGRDASLDGECGEICSRRAPPALQTSSPYKENPTRAVDLTKDDMISGKRLCKTCQYRSNRVLQWTNKTMSSSSSMDETVRGHAFETTDQPCLCTEEQTTEERLLRPSSQSASSCDFLDDSNETCLSDIEPGPSNANRSDGEAQLQPGHLNGKRDTLRLSLRETVYELCSKGRSSQTEEIVILPNSKPDLPDIWIKRDAQRDDTL
- the disp2 gene encoding protein dispatched homolog 2 isoform X6, translating into MPSKLSGSCVTAAAASTDALHPLSFITNYSRMLVDYPLEVLLGCALLVLGCSLAGLFIGPLPDFSEPLLGFKPRGTNIGVRQSSLSKLQESTGPGKPFSLFPQQLSKSSGDGIHNTTGLRLKRMLATDSTSESFLCDAPGQHLAQLVFRSESSASLWSLKAIHAMCEMEQSRIRSQAQFQDVCQQHVRGEAEAASRSGCCPSWSLGNYLAALTNASCCRGLTSHQISEALKLLRRCAPYYYDGHLVETCFPSHKYSSCSSVPSRCKQSRIVFQILHFLVDKDFLGPQTAEYQIPTLKYSLLFLPVDKGERMMEIYMSSLKGRDLTYKNTTITGMDLGIKQTLFKYYLARDSVFPILAIICLLITMALYLHSLFMVALSVVAISGSLLTSYFLYKVAFRLTFFPLVNLSAALILLGSCSNQVFIFADFWNMQLSQKPSASLEKRVHRVLQEMGYLILASGLTSSAAFCSGYLSSITAIRCFAVYLGTASFISSLMALVWLPCSFILRERYMGASSASASPQGWKPCCAKNPDGFWDASSRKRCLFTFGQKLSEVRRGLTDTSNLVFLKILPCGVVKFRYIWVCSFAVLAAGGTYMSCFDPGMKLPTLDTTIAQLFRSSHPFERYDAEYRHMFMFEREMSGEDRPVTLMLVWGIKPTDNGNHFNPKSNGSLVLDPDFTMSEPGAQVWLRDLCGHVQNQSFYSAPSLQDSDAMTDNVCFVEQLLHWVSFRRCSESDDTLHICCNNVSFPFPPRVFEDCLRMMLAERSAKGRLTHGGGAYFQPDGRIAALVLAFNTTYRYSFNFSQTNVFYREILEWFNKEISGAPPGLENGWFISQLSLFDLQQALSSEMLVVAGTSVSLTFAFLLLTTWNIPLSVYGTVAVGGSVFVTVGLLILLEWQLSGIEALFISSAAGLSVEFVANYCISYCFAPHLDQIGRVAHSTKRMGCPVAIVSGAFFCTGIIMLPSTVLLFRKLGIFLFLVKCVACGFATFFFQSLCCFFGPRKNCGRVALPCLSEPSGEMLSSCSGAEPSPLSTNGALGRARAKKTYDKDTGGYLYANEQRLKQTGTGGGVRGPEQYELQPLAYRLSDSFENSTCTSKLSNRPSVLSDEIDYYGRDASLDGECGEICSRRAPPALQTSSPYKENPTRAVDLTKDDMISGKRLCKTCQYRSNRVLQWTNKTMSSSSSMDETVRGHAFETTDQPCLCTEEQTTEERLLRPSSQSASSCDFLDDSNETCLSDIEPGPSNANRSDGEAQLQPGHLNGKRDTLRLSLRETVYELCSKGRSSQTEEIVILPNSKPDLPDIWIKRDAQRDDTL
- the disp2 gene encoding protein dispatched homolog 2 isoform X3 encodes the protein MDAGSTTGDSTDAIVMEDSSPEGRDTLDAYHSGIPVLSLCPPDSVYPEQTNLNAIQAERELCDSCSSLDGRASSTQLYHQVPQDQAQLHKCPHCSPYSALKANACCGQNSTGGPHAEQGVMVQVGRSCSSSHQTSHQHRAARCDWLHGSSEGGTQKSTQRHVVTVGYSRMLVDYPLEVLLGCALLVLGCSLAGLFIGPLPDFSEPLLGFKPRGTNIGVRQSSLSKLQESTGPGKPFSLFPQQLSKSSGDGIHNTTGLRLKRMLATDSTSESFLCDAPGQHLAQLVFRSESSASLWSLKAIHAMCEMEQSRIRSQAQFQDVCQQHVRGEAEAASRSGCCPSWSLGNYLAALTNASCCRGLTSHQISEALKLLRRCAPYYYDGHLVETCFPSHKYSSCSSVPSRCKQSRIVFQILHFLVDKDFLGPQTAEYQIPTLKYSLLFLPVDKGERMMEIYMSSLKGRDLTYKNTTITGMDLGIKQTLFKYYLARDSVFPILAIICLLITMALYLHSLFMVALSVVAISGSLLTSYFLYKVAFRLTFFPLVNLSAALILLGSCSNQVFIFADFWNMQLSQKPSASLEKRVHRVLQEMGYLILASGLTSSAAFCSGYLSSITAIRCFAVYLGTASFISSLMALVWLPCSFILRERYMGASSASASPQGWKPCCAKNPDGFWDASSRKRCLFTFGQKLSEVRRGLTDTSNLVFLKILPCGVVKFRYIWVCSFAVLAAGGTYMSCFDPGMKLPTLDTTIAQLFRSSHPFERYDAEYRHMFMFEREMSGEDRPVTLMLVWGIKPTDNGNHFNPKSNGSLVLDPDFTMSEPGAQVWLRDLCGHVQNQSFYSAPSLQDSDAMTDNVCFVEQLLHWVSFRRCSESDDTLHICCNNVSFPFPPRVFEDCLRMMLAERSAKGRLTHGGGAYFQPDGRIAALVLAFNTTYRYSFNFSQTNVFYREILEWFNKEISGAPPGLENGWFISQLSLFDLQQALSSEMLVVAGTSVSLTFAFLLLTTWNIPLSVYGTVAVGGSVFVTVGLLILLEWQLSGIEALFISSAAGLSVEFVANYCISYCFAPHLDQIGRVAHSTKRMGCPVAIVSGAFFCTGIIMLPSTVLLFRKLGIFLFLVKCVACGFATFFFQSLCCFFGPRKNCGRVALPCLSEPSGEMLSSCSGAEPSPLSTNGALGRARAKKTYDKDTGGYLYANEQRLKQTGTGGGVRGPEQYELQPLAYRLSDSFENSTCTSKLSNRPSVLSDEIDYYGRDASLDGECGEICSRRAPPALQTSSPYKENPTRAVDLTKDDMISGKRLCKTCQYRSNRVLQWTNKTMSSSSSMDETVRGHAFETTDQPCLCTEEQTTEERLLRPSSQSASSCDFLDDSNETCLSDIEPGPSNANRSDGEAQLQPGHLNGKRDTLRLSLRETVYELCSKGRSSQTEEIVILPNSKPDLPDIWIKRDAQRDDTL